The following coding sequences lie in one Nocardioides sambongensis genomic window:
- a CDS encoding SAM-dependent methyltransferase, with product MKPARHAEPHRRVARVSADKYDAPPADGVAARLEQALRPFIGGDLPVRLIAWDGSAAGPLRDGGGTDLPVVELRSPDALRRLLWHPGELGAAQAYVTGDLVVRGGLAELDRALTLAFAVAEERGLSGRRPSPSAVVTALRTAAGLDLLGRPPAPPASQARIRGRLHSRRRDHASISHHYDTTADFYSLILDPVAMAYSCGYHASAEVSLVEAQHAKLDLVCRKLGLEPGMRLLDVGCGWGSMALHAAEHFGVEVTGVTIAAEQQRFATDAARRRGLSDLATFEVRDYRDAVPAAGEEYDAVVSLEMGEHVGERNYVTYAQVLHDAVRPGGRVLVQQMSRPAGNHPGGGPFIESFIAPDMHMRPVGATVDLLEGSGLEARDVHAMREHYVLTVAGWIERFEANRAEITDLVGEELVRVWELYLVGGSRAFRDGRMGVDQVLLVRPGADHGLPWQREW from the coding sequence GTGAAACCCGCACGACACGCCGAGCCACACCGGCGTGTCGCGCGGGTTTCGGCCGACAAGTACGACGCTCCGCCCGCCGACGGGGTCGCCGCCCGCCTCGAGCAGGCGCTGCGGCCGTTCATCGGCGGCGACCTGCCGGTCCGGCTGATCGCCTGGGACGGCTCGGCCGCCGGGCCGCTGCGTGACGGCGGCGGCACCGACCTGCCGGTCGTCGAGCTCCGCTCCCCCGACGCGCTGCGCCGGCTGCTGTGGCACCCGGGCGAGCTCGGTGCGGCGCAGGCCTACGTCACCGGCGACCTCGTCGTCCGCGGCGGGCTGGCCGAGCTGGACCGGGCGCTCACCCTGGCCTTCGCCGTGGCCGAGGAGCGGGGCCTGAGCGGTCGGCGACCCTCGCCGTCCGCGGTCGTCACTGCCCTGCGCACGGCGGCCGGACTGGACCTGCTCGGCCGTCCCCCGGCGCCACCGGCGAGCCAGGCGCGGATCCGCGGCCGGCTGCACAGCCGGCGCCGCGACCATGCCTCGATCAGCCACCACTACGACACCACGGCCGACTTCTACTCGCTGATCCTCGACCCGGTCGCGATGGCCTACTCCTGCGGCTACCACGCCTCCGCGGAGGTCTCCTTGGTCGAGGCGCAGCACGCCAAGCTCGACCTGGTCTGCCGCAAGCTCGGCCTGGAGCCGGGGATGCGACTGCTCGACGTCGGCTGCGGCTGGGGCTCGATGGCGCTGCACGCCGCCGAGCACTTCGGCGTCGAGGTGACCGGGGTGACCATCGCCGCCGAGCAGCAGCGGTTCGCCACGGACGCGGCGCGACGCCGCGGCCTCTCCGACCTGGCCACCTTCGAGGTGCGCGACTACCGGGACGCGGTGCCCGCAGCCGGGGAGGAGTACGACGCCGTCGTCTCGCTGGAGATGGGCGAGCACGTGGGCGAGCGCAACTACGTCACCTACGCGCAGGTCCTGCACGACGCGGTCCGCCCCGGCGGGCGGGTGCTGGTGCAGCAGATGTCGCGACCGGCCGGCAACCACCCCGGCGGCGGCCCGTTCATCGAGAGCTTCATCGCCCCCGACATGCACATGCGGCCGGTGGGCGCCACCGTCGACCTGCTCGAGGGGTCGGGCCTGGAGGCCCGCGACGTGCACGCGATGCGCGAGCACTACGTGCTGACGGTGGCCGGCTGGATCGAGCGGTTCGAGGCGAACCGCGCGGAGATCACCGACCTGGTCGGCGAGGAGCTGGTCCGCGTCTGGGAGCTCTACCTGGTCGGCGGCTCCCGGGCCTTCCGGGACGGCCGGATGGGCGTGGACCAGGTGCTGCTGGTCCGCCCGGGTGCCGACCACGGGCTGCCGTGGCAGCGGGAGTGGTGA
- a CDS encoding DUF1295 domain-containing protein, producing MSDGSALLLGAATSLVVAALVMTLTVIVAGRQGRVVVVDTAWGLGFVAITVLAAALAAILGDGEPWRIAVLVALVGLWGLRLAWHLLRRNHSGEDPRYEKMLGGTLAEVGLGVAVRKVFAVQGVAMAFIALPAAVGVLAEVRWAWVVALGVLVWALGLVFEAVGDAQLAAYKRIPKQERPQVLDTGLWRYTRHPNYFGDACVWWGIWLAGGLASGWVVGLATVLAPVAMSFFLVEATGAKLLERTMMQRPGYPEYAARTSKFVPLPPRKPHSPA from the coding sequence ATGTCGGACGGATCGGCGCTGCTGCTCGGCGCGGCGACCTCACTGGTGGTCGCTGCGCTGGTGATGACCCTCACCGTGATCGTCGCCGGCCGTCAGGGCCGGGTGGTCGTGGTCGACACCGCCTGGGGCCTCGGTTTCGTGGCGATCACCGTGCTGGCGGCGGCACTCGCCGCGATCCTCGGGGACGGTGAGCCGTGGCGGATCGCGGTGCTGGTCGCGCTGGTCGGTCTGTGGGGGCTGCGGCTGGCCTGGCACCTGCTGCGCCGCAACCACTCCGGCGAGGACCCGCGCTACGAGAAGATGCTCGGCGGCACCCTGGCCGAGGTCGGTCTCGGGGTGGCGGTGCGCAAGGTGTTCGCCGTCCAGGGCGTGGCGATGGCGTTCATCGCGCTGCCCGCGGCGGTCGGCGTCCTCGCGGAGGTCCGCTGGGCCTGGGTGGTCGCGCTGGGTGTCCTGGTGTGGGCCCTCGGACTGGTCTTCGAGGCGGTCGGCGACGCGCAGCTCGCGGCGTACAAGCGGATCCCGAAGCAGGAGCGGCCCCAGGTGCTGGACACCGGTCTGTGGCGCTACACCCGCCACCCGAACTACTTCGGCGACGCCTGCGTGTGGTGGGGGATCTGGCTCGCCGGCGGTCTCGCCTCGGGCTGGGTGGTGGGGCTGGCGACCGTGCTGGCGCCGGTGGCGATGAGCTTCTTCCTGGTCGAGGCGACCGGGGCGAAGCTGCTGGAGCGGACGATGATGCAGCGGCCGGGCTATCCCGAGTACGCCGCCCGCACCTCCAAGTTCGTGCCGCTCCCGCCGCGCAAGCCTCACTCGCCGGCGTAG
- a CDS encoding SigE family RNA polymerase sigma factor has product MDALQTPRRTVGPIGGPVGERADFEDWVAARSGALLRTAFLLTRDHAAAEDLLQTALTKAWFRWGRIDGDPEPYVRKILVNTYASWWRRKWNGEQPTEEMPEPRPSGHGLEVDRVQTGHDLWDAVGRLPRRQRAVVVLRFFEDLTEAQTARVLDCSVGTVKSQTHRALAKLRIDPSLIEEQS; this is encoded by the coding sequence ATGGACGCACTGCAGACCCCGCGCCGCACCGTGGGGCCGATCGGGGGACCAGTGGGCGAGCGCGCCGACTTCGAGGACTGGGTGGCCGCGCGCTCCGGGGCGCTGCTGCGCACCGCGTTCCTGCTCACCCGCGACCACGCCGCGGCCGAGGACCTGCTGCAGACCGCGCTCACCAAGGCCTGGTTCCGCTGGGGTCGCATCGACGGCGACCCCGAGCCCTACGTGCGCAAGATCCTGGTCAACACCTACGCCAGCTGGTGGCGCCGCAAGTGGAACGGTGAGCAGCCCACCGAGGAGATGCCCGAGCCCCGCCCGTCCGGCCACGGCCTCGAGGTGGACCGCGTGCAGACCGGCCACGACCTCTGGGACGCCGTCGGGCGGCTGCCCCGGCGGCAGCGGGCCGTCGTGGTGCTCCGCTTCTTCGAGGACCTGACCGAGGCGCAGACCGCCCGGGTCCTCGACTGCAGCGTCGGCACCGTGAAGAGCCAGACCCACCGCGCGCTCGCCAAGCTGCGCATCGACCCCTCCCTGATCGAGGAGCAGAGCTGA